From Bacteroidales bacterium, one genomic window encodes:
- a CDS encoding IgA Peptidase M64, with protein MKRFLLVCFFAAAAVMTAAAQDIQFDNYFVNKTLRLDYVFCGSKTHQTIAVDELASLPIWAGRRHNLDRLPLKGNGQVVVADSASHKIIYETSFSSLFLEYLDTDEAAGGKERSFQNTFLVPFPKQPVEITVTIYNKSQKPIATLTHFVNPKDILIHKKGETHLLPSKYIVKGGDPENCIDVAIVAEGYTEKEMDTFYKDAEIAAESLFEYEPFKSNKEKFNIVAVASPSKDSGVSIPRLGEWKDTSFGSSFSTFYSDRYMTSLNVKQIHDALVGVPYEHIIVLVNTEEYGGGGIYNEYDLTAAHHPLFRPVVVHEFGHSFGGLADEYFYEHDVLTDSYDISVEPWEPNITTRVNFTGKWENLIKPNVQVPTVVEKVPVEITATEEQLVAEAEKSAAALHTPINSASAGSVKRYGNSFIPKNILRVTLMGTLDKNGKLKMLKGTPEQVKAKAGKLGLVIEQYESREKGVFVNTPAFGNNKLQHPGELPVGMYEGGGYLFKGIYRGNYDCRMRTNQYPTFCPVCQQAIQRIIDFYTK; from the coding sequence ATGAAAAGATTTTTGTTAGTGTGCTTTTTTGCAGCGGCGGCGGTCATGACTGCAGCGGCTCAGGATATACAATTTGATAATTATTTTGTTAACAAGACTTTGCGGCTGGATTATGTGTTCTGCGGTTCAAAAACGCATCAGACAATCGCGGTGGATGAATTGGCAAGCCTTCCAATATGGGCGGGCCGCAGACACAATTTAGACAGGCTGCCTCTTAAAGGGAACGGTCAGGTTGTTGTCGCCGACAGCGCATCGCATAAGATTATTTATGAGACATCTTTTTCCTCTTTGTTCTTGGAGTATCTTGATACTGATGAGGCCGCGGGAGGAAAAGAGCGTTCATTCCAGAATACATTCCTGGTACCATTCCCAAAACAACCTGTCGAGATTACAGTTACTATTTACAACAAAAGTCAGAAGCCAATCGCAACGCTGACACATTTTGTAAATCCCAAGGATATTTTGATTCATAAAAAAGGAGAGACGCATCTGCTTCCATCCAAATATATTGTTAAGGGAGGGGACCCGGAAAACTGTATAGATGTGGCAATTGTAGCTGAAGGCTATACAGAGAAGGAGATGGATACTTTCTATAAAGATGCGGAAATTGCAGCGGAAAGTTTGTTTGAATATGAGCCGTTCAAATCCAACAAAGAAAAATTCAACATTGTTGCAGTAGCCTCACCGTCAAAAGATTCAGGAGTCAGCATACCGCGTCTTGGAGAGTGGAAAGACACAAGCTTTGGCTCCAGCTTCTCCACCTTCTACTCTGACAGATACATGACATCGCTGAATGTCAAGCAGATACATGATGCTCTTGTTGGAGTTCCATACGAGCATATCATAGTTTTGGTCAATACAGAAGAGTACGGCGGGGGCGGAATTTACAATGAGTATGACCTTACCGCAGCGCATCATCCGCTGTTCAGACCTGTTGTAGTTCACGAGTTTGGTCACAGTTTTGGCGGCCTGGCTGACGAGTATTTTTATGAACATGACGTCCTTACAGACTCTTATGATATCTCTGTAGAACCTTGGGAACCAAACATTACCACACGCGTAAACTTCACAGGCAAATGGGAAAATTTAATAAAGCCCAATGTTCAGGTCCCGACAGTTGTTGAAAAAGTTCCCGTGGAGATTACAGCAACAGAGGAGCAATTAGTTGCTGAGGCAGAAAAATCTGCGGCTGCTTTACACACTCCTATTAACTCTGCATCTGCCGGCAGCGTAAAACGTTACGGCAACAGCTTCATACCCAAGAATATCCTGCGCGTGACGCTTATGGGCACGCTGGATAAAAACGGCAAACTAAAAATGCTTAAAGGAACCCCAGAACAAGTCAAAGCAAAAGCGGGCAAACTGGGTTTGGTAATAGAACAATATGAAAGCAGAGAAAAAGGCGTATTTGTAAATACCCCTGCATTCGGCAACAACAAACTGCAACACCCGGGAGAACTTCCCGTTGGAATGTATGAAGGCGGAGGCTATTTATTTAAAGGTATTTACAGAGGTAACTATGATTGCCGCATGCGCACAAATCAATACCCAACTTTCTGCCCCGTTTGCCAGCAAGCCATCCAAAGGATAATAGATTTTTACACTAAATAA